In Candidatus Omnitrophota bacterium, a genomic segment contains:
- a CDS encoding ATP-dependent DNA helicase, with translation MKDYTRAYDELNDRQKLAVDTVDGPVLVLAGPGTGKTQLLSIRAAAILKKRKAAPENILVVTYTNSAAKAMKERLASVIGEEGYNIEVGTFHAFANSIIQDSEEAANYTGDKIQMSEIEQVRAVEYALDHAKGVDEIRPFRAPYMYTGEVLQKIGELKRDGITPGGFAAYMKRKSAGGTAAMDEKYVKRLHAFGRVYAMYEDLKSGTNKDVFDERGRYDFDDMILFATEALKKEEGLRERYRSLYRYVMVDEYQDTNGAQMDLLFTLLDYKDPNLCCVGDDDQSIYRFQGASIANFKLLHDRFRGIREIHLKDNYRSAQELIKISDSIIRLIPAEERVTEKSLAAVRSYAGKEIEFREFTTESEELVYIIDKIRELREKIERDRSIPEEERSHPYNNIAILVRKRKNILTVIDALLGAGIPYATDGKEDISGEKRVRQLLDILELASADPSNIETKDLDLYRVLIADYFEIPHADLLRFIGHVNAGKAKDRTVSILSAFLEYPFGAKDEIRFTDPKKMIFAREAVKRLLGDARSRPVHEILLSFIKDAGIFRFILEKYADNGVMKIRELRALSSFINMVKRSDLANPGVRLDDFMSELKTRKDHGMPIQGSLVTMTQDGVRVFTAHGSKGQEFRSVIIPFCIHDKNWPIRQPVEKIPLPAGLFRAREKAKDKDLLKKLFLYDETRLFYVAITRARSNLIFTSSPAEGSVSSPYVTHLDIASAYPDILPEEEVMARSLSVTDLEDPFIGTEAVLKDMISNMTLNPTRLNNYIRCRRKFLYTDVLKLPGTKKKSLVFGNCVHKGLEETYAQYMKTGRFPPFNFFFTVFRRELKFQGVDKAIELHCLGEGQIDKLKGWFAIASRNPVMPIGLERKLAVTVGDGIIFTGKYDRMEWEDEAGRLVRIVDYKTGKPDDHLKSLENGEDLASDACEGYLRQLVAYRMLFEKDKKESGPMRARAGVLVFIEPINADMRRLGYKKGDYVSKRIEITDEMVARLEEVIKEVWANIKDLQFEKLKERDEKKCGNCDFDTVCWR, from the coding sequence ATGAAAGATTATACAAGAGCGTATGATGAATTGAACGACCGGCAGAAGCTGGCCGTGGACACGGTCGACGGCCCGGTCCTCGTGCTCGCAGGTCCGGGCACGGGGAAGACACAGCTCCTGTCGATACGCGCGGCCGCCATTCTCAAAAAGAGGAAAGCGGCGCCGGAGAATATCCTGGTAGTCACGTACACGAACTCCGCGGCGAAGGCGATGAAAGAGCGCCTGGCCTCCGTAATAGGGGAAGAGGGCTACAATATAGAGGTCGGGACGTTCCACGCGTTCGCCAATTCCATCATACAGGACTCGGAAGAGGCCGCAAATTACACCGGCGACAAGATACAGATGAGCGAGATAGAGCAGGTCCGCGCCGTCGAGTATGCCCTCGACCACGCTAAAGGCGTTGACGAGATACGCCCATTCCGCGCCCCGTACATGTACACCGGCGAGGTCCTGCAGAAGATAGGGGAGCTGAAGAGGGACGGCATCACGCCCGGCGGATTCGCGGCATATATGAAGAGGAAGTCCGCCGGCGGCACCGCGGCCATGGACGAGAAGTACGTAAAGCGGCTCCATGCCTTCGGCAGGGTCTACGCCATGTACGAGGACCTGAAGAGCGGAACGAACAAGGATGTATTCGATGAGCGCGGACGGTATGATTTTGACGACATGATCCTCTTTGCCACGGAGGCGCTTAAAAAGGAGGAGGGGCTTCGCGAACGGTACCGGTCGCTCTACCGTTATGTGATGGTCGATGAGTACCAGGACACTAACGGCGCCCAGATGGACCTCCTGTTCACGCTGCTCGATTATAAGGACCCTAACCTCTGCTGCGTCGGTGATGATGACCAATCGATATACCGTTTCCAGGGCGCGAGTATCGCAAACTTCAAACTGCTCCATGACCGGTTCCGCGGCATCAGGGAGATACATTTAAAGGACAATTACCGCTCGGCCCAGGAATTGATCAAGATCTCCGACAGCATAATCCGCCTGATACCGGCCGAAGAGCGGGTGACGGAGAAGTCGCTCGCGGCGGTGCGGAGTTACGCGGGTAAAGAGATAGAGTTCAGGGAATTCACCACGGAGAGCGAAGAGCTCGTATATATCATCGACAAGATACGCGAGCTCAGGGAGAAGATAGAGCGCGACAGGTCCATACCGGAGGAGGAGCGTTCGCATCCGTACAACAACATCGCGATCCTCGTGAGGAAGCGCAAGAACATACTTACCGTGATAGACGCGCTCCTGGGCGCAGGCATCCCTTATGCCACGGACGGCAAAGAGGATATAAGCGGGGAGAAGCGCGTAAGGCAGCTTCTCGATATCCTGGAGCTGGCCTCGGCCGACCCGTCCAATATCGAAACTAAAGACCTGGACCTGTACAGGGTCCTCATCGCCGATTATTTTGAGATACCGCACGCGGACCTGCTGAGGTTCATAGGACACGTGAACGCCGGGAAAGCAAAAGACCGCACCGTCTCGATACTCTCCGCCTTTCTGGAATATCCTTTCGGCGCGAAAGACGAGATCAGGTTCACGGACCCGAAGAAGATGATCTTCGCCCGGGAGGCCGTGAAACGCCTGCTCGGCGATGCCCGCTCAAGGCCGGTCCACGAGATACTGCTCTCTTTCATAAAAGACGCCGGGATATTCAGGTTCATACTGGAGAAATACGCCGACAACGGTGTCATGAAGATCCGGGAGCTTAGGGCGCTCAGCTCTTTCATAAATATGGTCAAGAGGTCGGACCTCGCAAACCCCGGCGTACGGCTGGACGATTTCATGTCCGAGCTGAAGACGCGCAAGGACCATGGGATGCCGATACAGGGGTCGCTCGTCACCATGACGCAGGACGGGGTCAGGGTATTCACCGCGCACGGCTCTAAAGGGCAGGAGTTCCGTTCGGTCATAATACCCTTCTGCATACACGATAAGAACTGGCCCATCAGGCAGCCCGTAGAAAAGATACCCCTGCCGGCGGGGCTCTTCCGGGCCAGAGAGAAGGCGAAGGACAAGGATCTCCTTAAGAAACTTTTCCTCTACGATGAGACACGCCTCTTTTACGTCGCCATAACGAGGGCAAGATCCAACCTCATATTCACCTCGAGCCCGGCCGAGGGGTCCGTATCGAGCCCCTACGTCACCCACCTGGACATAGCATCGGCATATCCGGACATCCTCCCGGAAGAGGAGGTCATGGCCAGGTCCCTCTCGGTGACCGACCTTGAGGACCCGTTCATCGGAACGGAGGCGGTATTGAAAGATATGATATCCAATATGACCCTGAACCCCACGCGCCTGAATAATTACATACGATGCAGGCGGAAATTCCTCTACACGGATGTGCTCAAGCTCCCCGGGACCAAAAAGAAGAGCCTGGTATTCGGTAACTGCGTGCACAAGGGGCTCGAGGAGACGTATGCGCAGTACATGAAGACCGGACGTTTCCCGCCGTTCAATTTTTTCTTCACGGTATTCAGGCGCGAGCTGAAATTCCAGGGCGTAGATAAGGCCATAGAGCTGCACTGCCTGGGCGAGGGGCAGATAGACAAATTGAAGGGATGGTTCGCCATCGCCTCGCGAAACCCGGTCATGCCCATCGGGCTTGAACGGAAGCTGGCGGTGACTGTGGGCGACGGCATCATCTTCACCGGAAAGTACGACAGGATGGAGTGGGAGGACGAAGCCGGGCGTCTGGTGAGAATAGTCGATTACAAGACGGGGAAGCCGGACGACCACCTCAAGTCGCTCGAGAACGGCGAGGACCTCGCCAGTGACGCGTGCGAAGGGTACCTCCGCCAGCTCGTCGCGTACCGTATGCTTTTCGAGAAGGATAAAAAGGAGTCCGGGCCCATGCGCGCAAGGGCGGGTGTGCTGGTATTCATCGAGCCCATAAACGCGGACATGCGACGTCTCGGATACAAAAAGGGCGATTATGTATCGAAACGCATCGAGATAACGGACGAGATGGTCGCGCGGCTGGAAGAGGTGATAAAAGAGGTGTGGGCGAATATAAAAGACCTGCAGTTCGAGAAGCTGAAAGAACGCGACGAGAAGAAGTGCGGGAATTGCGATTTTGACACGGTATGCTGGAGGTAG